One part of the Abditibacteriaceae bacterium genome encodes these proteins:
- a CDS encoding post-COAP-1 domain-containing protein produces MFGSSEGVYIRSTSISGMVFDGTSVRIFGKATVNGAGSFDFVADVTDKGEPGDADTFAIRLNNGFGNGPKKLDGGNIQVHK; encoded by the coding sequence ATGTTCGGTTCTTCAGAAGGCGTTTACATCCGCAGCACGTCGATTAGTGGCATGGTGTTCGACGGAACGAGCGTTCGCATCTTCGGCAAGGCCACAGTCAATGGAGCCGGCTCCTTCGACTTTGTTGCCGATGTTACGGACAAGGGCGAACCTGGCGATGCCGACACCTTCGCCATCCGCTTGAACAACGGCTTCGGCAACGGCCCCAAGAAGCTCGACGGCGGCAACATCCAGGTTCACAAGTAA